One genomic window of Lytechinus variegatus isolate NC3 chromosome 1, Lvar_3.0, whole genome shotgun sequence includes the following:
- the LOC121411752 gene encoding sia-alpha-2,3-Gal-beta-1,4-GlcNAc-R:alpha 2,8-sialyltransferase-like yields MDPKKSWVLIIVLVVCTLTLLLHKSAKVMENGPILVHLEPSEHLANIFEDTRLLDNPDTHNLPKPQGSEKEDHRSTADSKENEEDLLSYVFHGSPSAKDVSQSEGNDTVNDDSSIADIWREEEEDDGIWRIFEEEYRKIDWKRNKDGFNQWRTELSMYGVDSRNGFLITQESVEVKQVLPFYLSTQHTYTVSEYFLSLVPKSSPYSEKSLGRCAVVGNSGNLKNSGCGREIDAADYVFRCNVPPLVEYENDVGLKTNLTTMNPSMLDTKEYGTISITREIDYPYNMVLEPYSGVILLPCFSHFFYLRKCLKAIKQYYLKKANMTFLHPDNFITIWEYWKDRQMTNLPSTGFYIINVAATLCDSVDVFGFWPFDKTSLRSGVTEHVMYHYYEEGKWRPIHDMYGEFGQLFELHRGGVLKMHLGNCTSS; encoded by the exons ATGGATCCGAAGAAATCCTGGGTCTTGATCATTGTGCTTGTGGTATGCACCCTGACCCTCCTCCTCCATAAGAGTGCTAAAGTGATGGAAAATGGTCCGATCCTTGTCCACCTTGAGCCATCAGAACATCTTGCCAACATTTTCGAAGACACCCGGTTACTCGATAACCCGGACACGCATAACTTGCCTAAACCACAAGGATCCGAAAAAGAGGATCATCGATCTACTGCTGATTCCAAAGAAAACGAAGAAGATCTACTTTCGTACGTATTTCACGGATCACCATCGGCAAAGGATGTTTCTCAATCGGAGGGCAACGATACCGTCAATGACGACAGTTCTATTGCTGATATCTGgagagaagaggaggaggacgaTGGGATATGGCGAATCTTCGAGGAGGAGTACAGGAAAATTGATTGGAAACGGAACAAGGATGGCTTCAACCAATGGAG GACAGAGCTGTCGATGTATGGTGTGGACTCTCGCAATGGCTTCTTGATAACCCAAGAATCTGTGGAGGTCAAACAAGTTCTTCCGTTCTACCTGAGTACCCAGCATACTTATACCGTCAGTGAATACTTCCTGTCTCTTGTTCCAAAG TCATCCCCTTACAGCGAGAAAAGTTTGGGAAGGTGTGCTGTGGTCGGTAATAGCGGTAACCTCAAAAACAGCGGATGCGGGCGAGAAATCGATGCAGCCGATTATGTATTcag gTGCAACGTCCCACCCCTTGTTGAATACGAAAATGACGTCGGCTTGAAGACGAATCTCACAACAATGAACCCCAGCATGCTAGACACAAA GGAATACGGGACCATATCGATAACGCGTGAGATCGACTACCCGTATAACATGGTCCTGGAACCCTACAGTGGTGTCATCCTCCTCCCGTGCTTCAGCCACTTCTTCTACCTTCGAAAGTGCCTCAAAGCAATCAAGCAGTATTACCTGAAGAAAGCTAATATGACTTTCCTTCATCCAGACAACTTCATAACCATATGGGAGTACTGGAAAGATCGGCAAATGACCAATCTGCCTTCAACAG GATTTTACATCATCAATGTGGCGGCCACACTTTGTGACAGCGTGGACGTGTTTGGTTTTTGGCCCTTCGACAAGACTTCATTGCGATCAGGTGTCACCGAGCACGTTATGTATCATTATTACGAGGAAGGAAAATGGCGCCCCATACACGACATGTACGGAGAATTTGGACAGCTATTCGAACTCCATCGAGGAGGTGTTCTGAAGATGCATCTCGGAAATTGCACCTCAAGTTGA
- the LOC121411761 gene encoding pyrokinin-1 receptor-like, with protein sequence METNLSWCIQTDNITSLVDAKSFGYSSGETFYTTVFLPLIAFFGVVDNLAFIFVVSRVPRMHTSTNCYLINLAIADIVFLLTGVGEKLYRFVKSPIHGDDTPIQNGGCVWIYLITDTTYFVSLCFVTLVSIERFCAVCKPQNRYCISKSKAGVLACIAWMLSVCLASALITTNSKFFTICIIWPKEAQYLNYPDSWGLCTAFYPWVKAYGEGMQTIPFFLTLVINGIMYILIIRGLNKSVSRLKSHSERSSEIDSRMRDQITRMLIINGFIFFLCLAPFEILSFIEMLSGIQKRLLFHSDTFVGLSYSARALAYINCVINPVIYTTMSQRYRHAFKQVFSMKRPSVPVTGQSCTTKYIGSTTQEHVRVNFDSRL encoded by the coding sequence ATGGAAACAAACCTCTCATGGTGCATCCAAACGGATAACATAACATCGTTAGTTGATGCCAAAAGTTTCGGATACAGTAGCGGAGAAACATTTTATACCACCGTTTTTCTCCCTCTAATCGCGTTTTTCGGCGTCGTCGACAACCTCGCTTTCATCTTCGTCGTCTCGCGTGTACCTCGAATGCACACATCAACGAACTGTTATTTGATAAATCTTGCCATTGCCGATATCGTGTTCCTTCTCACAGGAGTAGGGGAGAAATTGTACCGATTTGTCAAATCGCCGATACATGGAGACGATACACCGATTCAAAATGGCGGTTGTGTTTGGATATACCTCATCACCGACACAACTTATTTCGTGTCATTGTGTTTTGTCACTTTGGTATCGATAGAAAGATTTTGCGCGGTCTGCAAACCACAAAATCGGTACTGTATCAGCAAAAGTAAAGCAGGGGTCTTAGCTTGCATTGCTTGGATGTTGTCCGTTTGTCTTGCATCAGCGCTGATAACCACGAATAGCAAATTCTTTACGATTTGTATTATATGGCCAAAGGAAGCTCAGTATCTTAATTACCCAGACTCATGGGGACTTTGCACAGCTTTCTACCCATGGGTAAAGGCATATGGAGAAGGAATGCAGACTATTCCATTTTTTCTTACTCTTGTGATCAATGGAATAATGTATATTCTGATCATACGGGGATTGAACAAATCGGTGAGTCGTCTGAAGAGCCACTCGGAACGAAGTTCTGAAATCGATTCCCGCATGCGTGATCAAATTACTCGGATGCTAATCATCAATGGATTTATCTTCTTTTTATGCCTTGCTCCATTTGAAATCCTTTCTTTCATTGAAATGTTATCGGGGATTCAAAAACGTTTACTATTTCATTCAGATACCTTTGTTGGTCTGAGCTATTCCGCACGCGCCTTAGCGTACATCAATTGCGTCATAAACCCCGTCATCTACACCACCATGAGCCAACGATATCGTCATGCTTTCAAACAAGTATTCAGCATGAAGAGACCCTCTGTTCCAGTCACCGGCCAGTCTTGTACTACAAAGTATATTGGGAGTACAACCCAAGAACATGTGCGGGTTAATTTTGACAGccgtctttaa